The Deltaproteobacteria bacterium genome window below encodes:
- a CDS encoding OmpH family outer membrane protein — translation MQRFARLALPALLLPAMLFGAGKPAAAAVPTIEKVAVVDLQRCLLDTKEGKTAKTTLEAAFSRGQARLTKKAEALQQHAKDLQAKGAMLSKTELQKRQEDLMREQAELEQLSAELQEDVAQKEGLLTEKIYGKVAAIAKQIAIEEGVQIVLVKSEMTVLYADPKLDLTNRVIVRHDKEHK, via the coding sequence ATGCAGCGTTTCGCACGTCTCGCGCTCCCGGCACTGCTGTTGCCGGCGATGCTGTTCGGCGCCGGCAAGCCCGCCGCCGCTGCAGTTCCCACCATCGAGAAGGTCGCCGTCGTCGATCTGCAGCGATGCTTGCTCGACACCAAGGAGGGCAAGACCGCGAAGACGACGTTGGAGGCAGCGTTCAGCCGCGGGCAGGCCCGACTGACGAAGAAGGCCGAGGCGCTGCAGCAGCACGCGAAGGACCTGCAGGCCAAGGGTGCGATGCTGTCGAAGACCGAGCTGCAGAAGCGTCAGGAGGACCTGATGCGCGAGCAGGCCGAGCTCGAGCAGCTGAGCGCCGAGCTGCAGGAGGACGTCGCCCAGAAGGAGGGCCTCCTCACCGAGAAGATCTACGGCAAGGTCGCTGCGATCGCGAAGCAGATCGCGATCGAGGAGGGCGTGCAGATCGTCCTCGTGAAGTCGGAGATGACGGTGTTGTACGCCGACCCGAAGCTCGACCTGACCAATCGCGTGATTGTCCGCCACGACAAGGAGCACAAGTGA
- the bamA gene encoding outer membrane protein assembly factor BamA, producing MALCVVLLVGRSAQAQPLPRGDWQAIWTAAQLAEVPGELYGHPIAEIRFEGNNRVESEAMLLELDSSVGELCQPRKLGADLKRLWGLGYFEDVRVEGEMGPRGVVLTYVVKERPTIRKIIIEGNDKVKLDDINEQLDLQKNQVLDLGKLKANIEKVKQVYTDGGFFLADVSYELRPVEKEPGKVDLAIVIDEASEVIVRSIDFVGNKAFDDKDLRKHILTKAGGYISVVAKKAGGVFNKEAFQQDFAFLRAYYGDNGYLDANPKDPELSLSPDRRFVVLTIPIEEGPQYKLGGLAAREMLGRGETLLFDPDTLNESIAPVIKVGDVASMGKIQKIREDIERRYKDAGYAYVNVNADQRFDREKLLLYINFAIEKGPLVYIERIEINGNEKTADKVIRREMTISEGDLYSETGKESSEFRIMRLGYFSAVNVSTSRGSADDKIVVNIELTEQLTGTFQVGAGFSTIENFVLQGQVAYDNFLGRGATVQVIAQFSSLRRLFNFSYYTRHFLDSKWNFIFNVFNSRNLFPSFSRQSTGFRLSWGYPIWRDLTAFVGYELEDVKVGFGSFGTVGGVFSPGSLVTVPQQALITNLFANGITSALEARLQWDSRDNFLFPTSGQYHQLRTTFASKYLGSQNRYNRYVLDSRFYFPVIRTEKAFRAWVVFKVRLQVGFVHSTQARGVPIFERWFPGGIYGDGEIRGFRLRSLGPKIKVASSPDPTSPLIPYEIGGNLLTALTGEFEFMMIPPANIKGVIFYDMGNAFNTEKVLYCETANPSLLPKSDPCGNFGFRNLRYSMGFGFRWQSPIGPLRFEWGFPLDRQRPTKFLRRGDDPVVFEFAIGNSF from the coding sequence GTGGCGCTGTGCGTCGTGCTGCTGGTCGGCCGCTCCGCGCAGGCGCAGCCACTGCCGCGGGGCGACTGGCAGGCCATCTGGACCGCGGCGCAGCTGGCCGAGGTGCCCGGCGAGCTCTACGGCCACCCGATCGCCGAGATCCGCTTCGAGGGCAACAACCGCGTCGAGTCCGAGGCGATGTTGCTCGAGCTGGACTCGAGCGTCGGCGAGCTGTGCCAGCCCCGCAAGCTCGGCGCCGACCTCAAGCGACTGTGGGGCCTCGGCTACTTCGAGGACGTCCGCGTCGAGGGCGAGATGGGCCCTCGCGGCGTGGTGCTGACCTACGTCGTGAAGGAGCGCCCGACGATCCGCAAGATCATCATCGAGGGCAACGACAAGGTCAAACTCGACGACATCAACGAGCAGCTCGATCTGCAGAAGAACCAGGTCCTCGATCTCGGCAAGCTCAAGGCCAACATCGAGAAGGTGAAGCAGGTCTACACCGACGGCGGCTTCTTCCTCGCCGACGTCAGCTATGAGCTGCGACCGGTCGAGAAGGAGCCCGGCAAGGTCGACCTCGCGATCGTCATCGACGAGGCCTCCGAGGTCATCGTCCGCAGCATCGACTTCGTCGGCAACAAGGCCTTCGACGACAAGGATCTGCGCAAGCACATCCTCACCAAGGCCGGCGGCTACATCAGCGTGGTCGCGAAGAAGGCCGGCGGCGTGTTCAACAAGGAGGCCTTCCAGCAGGACTTCGCGTTCCTGCGGGCCTACTACGGCGACAACGGCTACCTCGACGCCAATCCCAAGGACCCCGAGCTCTCGCTGTCGCCCGACCGCCGCTTCGTGGTGCTGACGATCCCCATCGAGGAGGGGCCTCAGTACAAGCTCGGCGGGCTCGCGGCGCGCGAGATGCTGGGCCGGGGCGAGACCCTGCTGTTCGATCCCGACACGCTCAACGAGTCCATCGCGCCGGTCATCAAGGTCGGCGACGTGGCCTCGATGGGCAAGATCCAGAAGATCCGCGAGGACATCGAGCGGCGCTACAAGGACGCCGGCTACGCCTACGTCAACGTCAACGCCGACCAGCGCTTCGACCGCGAGAAGCTGCTTCTCTACATCAACTTCGCGATCGAGAAGGGCCCGCTGGTCTACATCGAGCGCATCGAGATCAACGGCAACGAGAAGACCGCCGACAAGGTCATTCGCCGCGAGATGACCATCTCGGAGGGCGACCTCTACTCCGAGACCGGCAAGGAGAGCAGCGAGTTCCGCATCATGCGGCTGGGCTACTTCTCCGCCGTCAACGTCTCGACCTCGCGGGGCTCGGCCGACGACAAGATCGTCGTGAACATCGAGCTCACCGAGCAGCTCACCGGCACGTTCCAGGTCGGCGCCGGCTTCTCGACCATCGAGAACTTCGTGCTGCAGGGCCAGGTCGCCTACGACAACTTCCTCGGCCGCGGCGCCACCGTCCAGGTCATCGCGCAGTTCTCGAGCCTGCGGCGCCTGTTCAACTTCTCGTACTACACGCGCCACTTCCTCGACAGCAAGTGGAACTTCATCTTCAACGTCTTCAACTCGCGCAACCTGTTCCCGTCGTTCTCGCGACAGAGCACCGGTTTCCGCTTGAGCTGGGGCTATCCGATCTGGCGCGACCTCACCGCGTTCGTCGGCTACGAGCTCGAGGACGTCAAGGTCGGCTTCGGCTCGTTCGGCACCGTCGGCGGGGTGTTCTCGCCGGGTTCGCTCGTGACGGTGCCGCAGCAGGCGCTCATCACCAACCTGTTCGCCAACGGCATCACTTCGGCTTTGGAGGCGCGGCTGCAGTGGGACTCCCGCGACAACTTCCTGTTCCCCACCTCGGGGCAGTACCACCAGCTGCGGACCACCTTCGCGTCGAAGTACCTCGGTTCACAGAACCGCTACAACCGCTACGTCCTCGACAGTCGCTTCTACTTCCCGGTCATTCGCACCGAGAAGGCCTTCCGCGCGTGGGTCGTGTTCAAGGTCCGCCTGCAGGTCGGCTTCGTCCACTCGACCCAGGCGCGCGGCGTGCCGATCTTCGAGCGGTGGTTCCCGGGCGGCATCTACGGCGACGGTGAGATCCGCGGCTTCCGCCTGCGCAGCCTCGGACCCAAGATCAAGGTCGCGAGCTCGCCCGACCCGACCTCGCCGCTCATTCCCTACGAGATCGGCGGCAACCTGCTGACCGCGCTCACCGGCGAGTTCGAGTTCATGATGATCCCGCCGGCCAACATCAAGGGCGTGATCTTCTACGACATGGGCAACGCCTTCAACACCGAGAAGGTCCTGTACTGCGAGACGGCGAATCCTTCGCTGCTTCCGAAGTCCGACCCCTGCGGCAACTTCGGCTTCAGGAACCTGCGCTACTCGATGGGCTTCGGCTTCCGCTGGCAGTCGCCAATCGGGCCGCTGCGGTTCGAGTGGGGCTTCCCGCTCGATCGCCAACGACCGACCAAGTTCCTGCGTCGCGGCGACGACCCGGTGGTCTTCGAGTTCGCGATCGGCAACTCGTTCTAG
- a CDS encoding ABC transporter ATP-binding protein yields the protein MARSDSDGTPVLVRVVHMTKQFVIGAQVIEVLKDVDLTLGVGEMVTIIGASGAGKSTLLHCLGTLDLPSSGKILFDGVDIVELPPPELARFRNRTIGFVFQFHHLLPEFSALENVMMPALVARMPVREARSRAEHMLESVRMSHRLAHRPGELSGGEQQRVAIARALVMQPKLLLADEPTGNLDTRTSEEVHELLFQLNESQRITMLVVTHNMDLARQMPRKIRMADGRLIGDTIEEPVARDAARD from the coding sequence ATGGCCCGATCCGATTCCGATGGCACGCCCGTGTTGGTGCGGGTGGTGCACATGACCAAGCAGTTCGTGATCGGTGCGCAGGTCATCGAAGTGCTGAAGGACGTCGACCTGACGCTCGGCGTCGGCGAGATGGTGACCATCATCGGCGCTTCGGGGGCCGGCAAGTCGACGCTCCTGCACTGCCTGGGCACGCTCGACCTGCCGAGCTCGGGCAAGATCCTGTTCGACGGCGTCGACATCGTCGAGCTGCCGCCGCCGGAGCTGGCGCGCTTCCGCAACCGCACCATCGGCTTCGTGTTCCAGTTCCACCACCTGCTGCCAGAGTTCTCCGCGCTCGAGAACGTCATGATGCCGGCGTTGGTGGCCCGCATGCCGGTGCGAGAGGCTCGCAGTCGCGCCGAGCACATGCTCGAGTCGGTCCGCATGTCCCATCGTCTCGCGCACCGCCCTGGCGAGCTCTCCGGTGGCGAGCAACAGCGCGTCGCGATCGCCCGCGCACTGGTGATGCAGCCCAAGCTGCTGCTGGCCGACGAGCCCACCGGCAACCTCGACACGCGCACCAGCGAAGAGGTCCACGAGCTGCTGTTCCAGCTCAACGAGTCCCAGCGCATCACGATGCTGGTCGTCACCCACAACATGGATCTGGCGCGTCAGATGCCGCGAAAGATCCGCATGGCGGACGGGCGGCTGATCGGCGACACCATCGAGGAGCCGGTCGCACGCGATGCCGCGCGGGACTGA
- a CDS encoding ABC transporter permease, whose amino-acid sequence MFQQLDWMIAWRHLRSGDVLAPWVRPLLLGSIYLIVIGALLAVYAGTLDDAGGVALDAADPPSALQRYFGGFGGITLLAGVMALAFALLARFFNLLPTIIAMSVLLGCMALVVVLSLMSGLEADMRVKILNQKAHIRVARADGKPFDDYVALAHALAEVPGVVGASPYLEGEIMVRSRLNRQGAILSGILADEHATASNLPSLVQEGSYEYLSHPADIPNPDPFALDPESTPWRLRHLDKKDGEDTKLPPPPPPARPVPDAGTPTAIADKRPSALSRELPPPPATRDDEGWEDPNDALRPEAARVRPDPAALAPDDDDEGGWEDPNTGSVDAGRSDATDDRAEPDGERPSDADGGWIRSSDDDDVIEDPILIGRELAMELAIGVGSEVQLITPVGRMTPAGRLPGSLIAKVGGVFFSGMYEYDRKNVYAPLAVVQRFLLAGDRVNGIEVKLADVDAIDDGHRAVAAAVAAAGRGDELVVEDWRELNRNLFSAMFLEKVAMFIALLFVVLVASFGILASNLMSVMEKSKEIAILKAMGTSDRGIMRVFIAEGLCVGILGSLGGICMGLGLCWALDRYGLPLNENVYYVEKLPVVVNPGEVTLVGLAALVIVCVSSLYPALVASRLRPVDALRLTEK is encoded by the coding sequence ATGTTCCAGCAGCTCGATTGGATGATCGCGTGGCGTCACCTGCGGTCGGGTGACGTGCTCGCGCCGTGGGTCCGGCCGCTGCTGCTCGGATCGATCTACCTGATCGTGATCGGCGCGCTGCTGGCGGTCTATGCCGGCACGCTCGACGACGCCGGCGGCGTGGCGCTCGACGCCGCCGATCCACCGAGCGCGCTGCAGCGCTACTTCGGCGGCTTCGGTGGCATCACGCTGCTCGCTGGCGTCATGGCGCTCGCGTTCGCCCTGCTGGCGCGCTTCTTCAATCTGCTGCCGACCATCATCGCGATGAGTGTGTTGCTCGGCTGCATGGCGCTGGTGGTGGTGCTGAGCCTCATGAGCGGCCTCGAGGCCGACATGCGCGTGAAGATCCTGAACCAGAAGGCCCACATCCGGGTCGCGCGCGCCGACGGCAAGCCGTTCGACGACTACGTCGCGCTGGCCCACGCGCTGGCCGAGGTGCCCGGCGTGGTCGGGGCCAGCCCCTACCTCGAGGGCGAGATCATGGTCCGCTCGCGGCTCAACCGGCAGGGTGCAATCCTCTCGGGGATCCTCGCCGACGAGCACGCCACCGCCTCGAACCTGCCGTCGCTGGTGCAGGAGGGCAGCTACGAGTACCTCTCGCATCCCGCCGACATCCCCAACCCCGATCCGTTCGCACTCGACCCCGAGAGCACGCCGTGGCGGCTGCGCCACCTCGACAAGAAGGACGGCGAGGACACCAAGCTTCCGCCGCCGCCGCCGCCCGCCAGGCCGGTGCCCGACGCGGGCACGCCCACCGCCATCGCCGACAAGCGCCCGAGCGCGCTGTCGCGGGAACTCCCGCCGCCACCGGCGACGAGGGACGACGAGGGCTGGGAGGACCCCAACGACGCGCTGCGGCCCGAGGCCGCACGCGTGCGGCCGGACCCGGCTGCGCTCGCCCCCGACGACGACGACGAGGGCGGCTGGGAGGACCCCAACACCGGCAGCGTCGACGCCGGCCGCAGCGATGCCACGGACGATCGCGCCGAGCCCGACGGCGAGCGTCCATCCGACGCCGACGGCGGCTGGATCCGCAGCAGCGACGACGACGACGTCATCGAAGACCCGATCCTCATCGGCCGCGAGCTCGCGATGGAGCTCGCCATCGGTGTCGGCAGCGAGGTCCAGCTCATCACGCCGGTCGGCCGCATGACGCCGGCGGGGCGCCTGCCGGGCAGCCTCATCGCCAAGGTCGGCGGGGTGTTCTTCTCGGGCATGTACGAGTACGACCGCAAGAACGTCTACGCGCCGCTCGCGGTGGTCCAGCGGTTCCTGCTCGCGGGCGATCGCGTCAACGGCATCGAGGTCAAGCTCGCCGACGTCGACGCCATCGACGACGGGCATCGCGCGGTCGCGGCCGCGGTCGCGGCGGCCGGGCGCGGCGACGAGCTGGTGGTCGAGGACTGGCGCGAGCTGAACCGCAACCTGTTCTCCGCGATGTTCCTCGAGAAGGTCGCGATGTTCATCGCGCTGCTCTTCGTCGTGTTGGTGGCCTCGTTCGGCATCCTCGCGTCGAACCTCATGAGCGTGATGGAGAAGAGCAAGGAGATCGCGATCCTCAAAGCCATGGGCACCAGCGATCGCGGCATCATGCGGGTGTTCATCGCCGAGGGCCTGTGCGTCGGCATCCTCGGCAGCCTCGGCGGCATCTGCATGGGCCTGGGCCTGTGCTGGGCGCTCGACCGCTACGGCCTGCCGCTCAACGAGAACGTCTACTACGTGGAGAAGCTGCCGGTCGTCGTGAACCCCGGCGAGGTCACGCTCGTGGGCCTCGCGGCCCTGGTGATCGTGTGCGTGTCGAGCCTGTATCCCGCGCTGGTGGCCTCGCGCCTGCGCCCGGTCGACGCACTGCGCCTGACCGAGAAGTGA
- the prfB gene encoding peptide chain release factor 2 — MGFRPACSSCGGIFDYDGKREKLEELDAATADSSLWDDAARAQAVTREQATIKHTLAELDAATMSVDDARTLYEMGREENDEPTLREAWGQIDAAEALVGKLEFRRMLSGTFDAKDAILSINAGAGGVDSQDWADMLLRMYSRWGERMGFTVKLMDVQEAEQAGIRSAELVFEGEYAYGYLRSEIGVHRLVRISPFDANARRQTSFASVMVVPDIGDETDIDIEVKESDLRVDKYRAGGKGGQHVNKTDSAVRLTHNPTGIVVACQAERSQHKNYDTAMRMLKARLWDLERQKREAKMAELRGEERSIEWGSQIRSYVLQPYRQVNDHRTGTKLGNVDAVLDGDLDALQQAYLLGQGKPNTPGDDDEA; from the coding sequence ATAGGCTTTCGGCCCGCGTGCTCGAGCTGCGGAGGCATCTTTGACTACGATGGCAAGCGCGAGAAACTCGAGGAGCTGGACGCCGCGACCGCGGACTCGTCCCTGTGGGACGACGCCGCGCGTGCGCAGGCAGTGACGCGCGAGCAGGCGACCATCAAACACACCCTGGCCGAGCTCGACGCCGCGACGATGTCGGTCGACGACGCGCGCACGCTCTACGAGATGGGCCGCGAGGAGAACGACGAGCCGACCCTGCGCGAGGCGTGGGGGCAGATCGACGCCGCCGAGGCGCTGGTCGGCAAGCTCGAGTTCCGGCGCATGCTCTCGGGCACCTTCGACGCCAAGGACGCCATCCTCAGCATCAACGCCGGCGCCGGCGGGGTCGACAGCCAGGACTGGGCCGACATGCTGCTGCGCATGTACTCGCGCTGGGGCGAGCGCATGGGCTTCACGGTCAAGCTCATGGACGTGCAGGAGGCCGAGCAGGCCGGCATCCGCAGCGCCGAGCTGGTGTTCGAGGGCGAGTACGCCTACGGCTACCTGCGCTCGGAGATCGGCGTGCACCGGCTGGTCCGCATCTCGCCGTTCGACGCCAACGCGCGCCGGCAGACCAGCTTCGCCAGCGTGATGGTGGTGCCGGACATCGGTGACGAGACCGACATCGACATCGAGGTCAAGGAGTCCGACCTGCGCGTCGACAAGTACCGCGCCGGCGGCAAGGGCGGCCAGCACGTCAACAAGACCGACTCGGCGGTGCGCCTGACCCACAACCCCACGGGCATCGTGGTCGCGTGCCAGGCCGAGCGCTCGCAGCACAAGAACTACGACACTGCGATGCGCATGCTGAAGGCGCGCCTGTGGGACCTCGAGCGACAGAAGCGCGAGGCCAAGATGGCGGAGCTGCGCGGCGAGGAGCGCAGCATCGAGTGGGGGAGCCAGATCCGCTCGTACGTGCTGCAGCCCTACCGCCAGGTCAACGACCACCGCACCGGCACCAAGCTCGGCAACGTCGACGCCGTGCTCGACGGTGACCTCGATGCGCTGCAGCAGGCCTACCTGCTCGGCCAGGGCAAGCCCAACACGCCCGGTGACGACGACGAGGCCTGA
- a CDS encoding amidophosphoribosyltransferase, translating to MCGVFGIYDHPEAANLTYLGLHALQHRGQESGGVVSNDDATLHGMRAMGHVRKIFTREVLAQLPGRIAIGHVRYTTAGGSLARNIQPLLVQYRGRSIAIGHNGNLVNEQQLREELERQGAIFATLSDTEVMLQLMARSEAPAIEDQLVEALGRVQGAYSLVLTTEDKLVAVRDPHGFRPLVLGRLRSHPDAWVVASETCAFDLIEAEYVRDLAPGEILVIDREGQRSVQLPAAPRKFCVFEHVYFARPDSVLDGVSVYEARIAMGAALAAEHPVAADIVVPVPDSGVVAALGYARASGLPFEMGLIRNHYVGRTFIEPTDSIRHFGVRLKLNAVPQLVAGKRVVIVDDSIVRGTTSRKIVQLLRNAGAREVHVRVSSPPIDGPCHYGIDTPTRAELVASEQSVAEIARTIEADSLGYLSPEGLRRAVRQQAGFGYCDACFTGDYPVRPARPGAPRALRVVEV from the coding sequence ATGTGCGGCGTCTTCGGCATCTACGACCATCCCGAAGCGGCCAACCTGACCTACCTCGGGCTCCACGCCCTGCAGCACCGAGGACAGGAGTCCGGCGGCGTCGTGTCCAACGACGACGCGACGCTGCACGGCATGCGGGCGATGGGCCACGTCCGCAAGATCTTCACCCGGGAGGTGCTGGCGCAGCTCCCGGGGCGCATCGCGATCGGCCACGTGCGCTACACCACCGCCGGCGGCTCGCTGGCGCGCAACATCCAGCCGCTGCTCGTGCAGTACCGCGGCCGCTCGATCGCGATCGGCCACAACGGCAACCTCGTCAACGAGCAGCAGCTGCGCGAGGAACTCGAGCGGCAGGGCGCCATCTTCGCCACGCTCTCCGACACCGAGGTGATGCTGCAGCTGATGGCGCGCAGCGAAGCGCCGGCGATCGAGGACCAGCTCGTGGAGGCGCTCGGCCGGGTGCAGGGCGCCTACAGCCTCGTGCTCACCACCGAGGACAAGCTGGTCGCCGTGCGTGACCCCCACGGCTTCCGGCCGCTGGTGCTGGGGCGGCTGCGCTCGCACCCCGATGCGTGGGTGGTGGCGTCCGAGACCTGTGCGTTCGATCTGATCGAGGCCGAGTATGTCCGCGACCTCGCGCCCGGCGAGATCCTCGTCATCGATCGCGAGGGCCAGCGCAGCGTGCAGCTGCCGGCAGCGCCGCGGAAGTTCTGCGTGTTCGAGCACGTGTACTTCGCCCGACCCGACAGCGTGCTCGACGGCGTCAGCGTCTACGAGGCCCGCATCGCGATGGGCGCTGCGCTGGCCGCCGAGCACCCGGTCGCGGCCGACATCGTGGTGCCCGTGCCCGACTCCGGCGTGGTCGCGGCGCTGGGGTATGCCCGCGCCAGCGGCCTGCCGTTCGAGATGGGCCTCATCCGCAACCACTACGTCGGCCGCACCTTCATCGAGCCGACCGACTCGATTCGCCACTTCGGTGTGCGGCTCAAGCTCAACGCCGTGCCACAGCTGGTCGCCGGCAAGCGCGTGGTGATCGTCGACGACTCGATCGTCCGCGGCACCACCTCGCGCAAGATCGTGCAGCTGCTGCGCAACGCCGGCGCACGCGAGGTGCACGTGCGCGTGTCGTCGCCGCCGATCGATGGTCCGTGCCACTACGGCATCGACACGCCGACCCGCGCCGAGCTGGTCGCCAGCGAGCAGAGCGTCGCCGAGATCGCGCGCACCATCGAGGCCGACTCGCTGGGCTACCTCAGCCCCGAGGGCCTGCGTCGCGCGGTGCGACAACAGGCCGGCTTCGGCTACTGCGACGCCTGCTTCACCGGCGACTACCCGGTTCGCCCGGCGCGCCCCGGCGCCCCCCGGGCGCTGCGCGTCGTCGAGGTATGA
- a CDS encoding phage holin family protein produces MAQLVASTLGFALGFLLVPMLVPGMRVKGMGAALKVGLACGVLSVLLGKLLMVVLSIIFLLPIALLGPLAVVVIQALVNATLLAIATRITSGVEFDRTRSLLWAAFALTVLQWVARALL; encoded by the coding sequence ATGGCTCAACTCGTCGCCTCCACCCTCGGTTTCGCGCTCGGCTTCCTGCTGGTGCCCATGCTGGTGCCCGGCATGCGGGTCAAGGGCATGGGCGCCGCGCTCAAGGTCGGTCTCGCCTGCGGCGTGCTGAGCGTGCTGCTCGGCAAGCTGCTGATGGTCGTGCTGTCGATCATCTTCCTGCTGCCGATCGCATTGCTCGGCCCGCTGGCGGTGGTCGTGATCCAAGCGCTAGTGAACGCGACGCTGCTGGCGATCGCCACCCGCATCACCTCGGGCGTCGAGTTCGATCGCACGCGCTCGCTGCTGTGGGCGGCCTTCGCGCTGACGGTGCTGCAGTGGGTCGCGCGCGCGCTGCTGTGA
- a CDS encoding phosphoribosylaminoimidazolesuccinocarboxamide synthase → MAIDAASLAAALAPEGTLDALGPEFDRLGHRYSGKVRENFSHQGRRTIVVTDRISAFDVVLGTIPFKGQVLNAVATHWFERTAAVFPNHLVSVPDPQAVIAIECTPIPVEMVVRGYLTGVSSTSIWRAYERGERSFCGHALPDGLRKHERLRENLVTPSTKAAKGDHDESVAKDVLFDRGIVTPEVFERLERAALELFAFGQAEAALRGLILVDTKYELGVAPDGRVVLIDEIHTPDSSRYWYADGYDAALAAGEDPRALDKEFVRRWLVARGFSGEGPPPPLTPEIRSEAAQRYVELASVLLGRPFVPDAESPLPRLRRNLGLL, encoded by the coding sequence ATGGCCATCGACGCCGCCTCGCTCGCCGCCGCGCTCGCCCCCGAAGGAACCCTCGATGCGCTGGGTCCGGAGTTCGATCGACTGGGGCATCGCTACAGCGGCAAGGTGCGCGAGAACTTCTCGCACCAGGGTCGCCGCACCATCGTGGTGACCGACCGCATCTCGGCGTTCGACGTCGTGCTCGGCACCATCCCGTTCAAGGGGCAGGTGCTGAACGCGGTCGCGACCCATTGGTTCGAGCGCACGGCGGCGGTGTTCCCCAACCACCTGGTCTCGGTGCCCGATCCGCAGGCCGTGATCGCGATCGAGTGCACGCCGATCCCCGTCGAGATGGTCGTCCGCGGCTACCTGACGGGCGTGAGCAGCACGTCGATCTGGCGCGCCTACGAACGCGGCGAGCGCAGCTTCTGTGGTCACGCGCTGCCCGACGGCCTGCGCAAGCACGAGCGACTGCGCGAGAACCTGGTGACGCCGTCGACCAAGGCCGCCAAGGGTGACCACGACGAGAGCGTCGCGAAGGACGTGCTGTTCGACCGCGGCATCGTGACCCCCGAGGTGTTCGAACGGCTCGAACGCGCCGCGCTCGAGCTGTTCGCGTTCGGCCAGGCCGAGGCCGCCCTGCGCGGGCTCATCCTCGTCGATACCAAGTACGAGCTCGGGGTCGCGCCCGACGGTCGCGTCGTGCTCATCGACGAGATCCACACCCCCGACAGCTCGCGCTACTGGTACGCCGACGGCTACGACGCCGCGCTCGCGGCAGGCGAGGATCCCCGCGCGCTCGACAAGGAGTTCGTGCGCCGCTGGCTGGTTGCACGCGGCTTCTCCGGCGAGGGCCCACCGCCGCCGCTGACGCCGGAGATCCGCAGCGAGGCCGCGCAACGCTACGTCGAGCTGGCCTCGGTGCTGCTGGGCCGGCCGTTCGTGCCCGATGCCGAGTCGCCGCTGCCGCGACTGCGACGCAACCTCGGTCTGCTCTGA